The Candidatus Bathyarchaeota archaeon DNA segment AGGCATCTCCCTTAACATCTGAATCAGCATCCATCAATCTTATAGAATCTAATTTTTTTACTATTGCAACCAATGTTTTAGGATTTCTGATTAAAAGTTCCTTATTGAAAACATCTCCACTGTGATTGTATCTATCTACTAAGTAGGGAAGGACTGTATTGTTAATGTAATTCATCATTCTTTTCTCGTCTAAATCTGAAAAAGCCTCCCAACAATATTGTTCTTCAAGGATTCGAGGTGCACCTTCTTCTTCTCTCTCGATTTCCATTTCACTGATTAATTTCAGAAATAATAGGTTTGCAAATTCTGTAAATCTTTCTATGCCTTCACGTAAACCCTCTTTTCGAAAAAGGTCATTTGCCCATTTGAAAATGTTTATGAGTTCAGCTCTTGTGTGTTTAGTTTTTGGCGATACTTCTGAAATGCTGTAGCCTTCTTTCAGAAAACGCAATAGCCTTTTTTCTGGAATTAGTTGGGTAACTGCAGTTCCATCAATGAGCAATTCTCTTTTGGCTTCGGTATGCCATGACTTGAAAAACGCACCATCATAAGCGAAAATAATTTTCACTTCAAGAGGGTTAGCATATTTTTCTTCTGCTTCTTTTATTGCTTGATCTATATTTCGCCCTTTCCGCTTTGCCTCTATGATAGCAATTGGTTCATCAGTCTCAGATTCATAGAGAACATAATCAGGGCTATTCCCAACAAGCTTCTTATTTTGTTCCACTGTTTTTGCTCGTTCTGTGAAAACATTACAATCTTTGCTAGATTCGTCAGTTTTCCAACCAAGGTTTGTTAGAATGAGATCTATATGCTTCCTTGTAGCTGACTCCAAAGATCGAGTCAGTTTTTGAGCCATCTCTCTCCCTCATTTTTCAAAGTCTAGAGTCAACACTGAACTCAGGTTTATCCACTCTACTATTCTCCCTTTTCACTGTTTAGTTTTTCGATGACAAGTCTTTTTCCTTCTATCCTAGCAATGAGTGGCTCTTTTGGCTTGAAGGGAAAAGCACTATCGTTTATTAAGCCTTTTTTCAGATAAATGGTGTGCCTTGAGCCTCAGTTTGCAACACAAGCCTCAACTACGCACCAGTTCCTTCTTGAGGGTACTGTGTCCTCTGCGTCGGATTTGAAACGTGTTTTTTTTCGTCGGATGGTTTGATGTTGCAAAAACGGTGGCGAAACAATTTCTTTATAGATGGTCGGTATTCGGTTTAGCAACGATTGGGTTGCTTCATCTAAAGTAATATTATTTTCTTTTGTATACTGGAAAACCCTCTGGAGTATAACTGTGAGGGTTTCAAAAAGCTCTAGATTCAACCTGTGCATACGCATCAATTCATCAAGTGTATCTCTCGTTTCTCTAATGAGATCATATGACAATCAATTCACCTGTTATCTTTCATCCATTTTTCACGCCGCTTTTTAGCCTCTTCTATAAGTTCAACAGCAGGGAAAATTCTTTCTTTGATGTCCTTTTTCACTGTCTTAACATCTTCTTCTATTTTCTTCATATCCAAACCTTTTTTGAGTTGAATTTTGCTCTCTAGCACGGTTATTCGCTCATCTATGTCCTGCATCCAACCTTCTAATATCTCCAAAATATTGCTGTTAGTCTTGATTTCAAGCACCATTTTTCGAAGCATAGGGTTTAGGTTAAGGATATAGTTTTTCAGAATGGGTCGACCAATCGGTAGCAGTTGGATGAGTTCTTCGATTTCAGCATCTAACTTGTTGAGGTATTCTCGTCGTTCTGTGTACCAACTTTCACGAGGATTCATTTTTATCCTTCCGTGAATGAGTTGACTTTGTTTCTCGTTCAATCCAAAGTTCTATGGCTTCTTCAACGAGGTCTGCTAAATTTAAGTCATGTCTAATTGCCTGTATTCTTGCCTCTTTCCATATGTCAGCATTCACTCTTAGAGAAGTTACTATTTGCTTCTTTTTATCACCCATATCGATTACCACAAACAACTTTATATTATTGTAGTATTTAAAGTGTCGTAGTAAAATATAAATAGCAGTTATTGCTAATACAATACTACAAAGCAATGGTGTAGTATAATGGCTTTAACAACAGCACAACTCAAAGCTCGTAAAGAACGGGGAAAGGCAATAGCGGTCATGTCTGACCAAGTCAAAGTTTTTGAATATAGCAGTTACAAAGTCAAATCCCAATCTGGAAACGGAAAATATGAAGTTCTGAAAACTAGCATTGGTTGGATGTGTAGCTGTCCAGACCACATATACCGACATGTCAAATGCAAACACATCTACGCCGTAGAATTTTCGTTAGCACTAAAGAAAAGAATAGAACCCACACGGATTACACCAATAAACAACGTTTCTTCTTGCGTGTTCTGTGGTTCAGATAACATAGTAAAAGATGGAATCCGACACAACAAACACACAGACATTCAAAAATTCTACTGCCGAAACTGTCAACAATACTTCTCCTTCAATGTAGGATTTGAAAAGATGAAACATAGTCCGCAAGCAATAACAACAGCACTGCAACTATATTTTAGCGGAGAATCACTGCGGAACACTCAGAAATCGCTCAGACTTCTAGGCGTAGAAGTTGCACACTCAACGGTTTACAAATGGATAAAGAAGTATATCGGATTAATGGAAAAATACATCGAGAAATTAAGACCGAATGTTTCGGATACTTGGAGAGCTGATGAACTTTGGGTGAAATTCAAAGGCGATATGAAATATGTTTTCGCCATAATGGACGATGAAACTCGTTACTGGATTGCCCAAGAGGTTGCAGAAACCAAATACAAACATGACGCAAGAAAACTATTCCAAATGGCCAAAAAGGTAACTGGAAAGAAACCTGAAACTCTAATAACTGACGGTCTGCAATCGTATCATCAAGCATTCAAGAGAGAGTTTTGGACACTCCGTAACCCAAGAACCAAGCATGTGCGCCACATCAAAATTCAAGGGGATATGAATAATAACAAGATGGAAAGGTTGAATGGCGAAATAAGAGATCGAGAGAAAGTTATGAGGGGATTAAAACGGAAAGACACGCCAATATTAACAGGTATCCAAATTTTCCACAACTACATTAGAGAACATGAAGGGTTAAAGGGTAAGACACCAGCCGAAGCATGTGGAATAACTGTTGAAGGAAAAAACAAATGGATAACCTTAATCCAAAATGCAAGCAAGCATGCTTCAGTGAAGAATAGTTTCTATTCCTCTAAAGGATTAAGACGATACATCTAGTATCTGTGTGATCTTTTTCAACGGGTCAAGTTTAAGCCTAATGTTCAAAATGCGCAACATATCTCGACCAATGAATCCCCTTCGATTTGGGCTAGCTTGCAAGAGAGCGCATCCAATCCAATCCCTAATAAATCGCACACTGCATGTAATAGAATTGATATTTCCATTGATATCCTTGACGCACATCTTCACCCTCTTGTTGTAATATGTGTAATTACGATTGAGATGTACTCCACTTCGCATTTGCAATGGTGAAAATTTAGTTAATGGTTCGGAAAGTTGATTAGCGTCAAAAACTTTAAGGTAAGGGTTACCTGTATCCAAATCAGCGTAGACAGGTGATGAGTTCTCTACAATCTCATTATCATCCGAATCCTCTGTACCCAAATACACTTGAAGCGTAGGGTAAGAGTCATTGTTATCTATAGAAGTCCAAACAGACTCTTCGACAACATCTGGAGCTGAGAATGCATAGCAAGCTTTGTCTTTTTCCTTTGCTACTCTTTCTATATCTTCAGACGATATTCCATCGATTTCTTTACTTCTCAGAATGATTTTGCCATCACAAATCATAACCTGCTGAGTGCCTTCTTTCCAAGCTTTCTCAAGCAGGTATTTACATGAGTCGTAGACTCTCTTAAGCAACTCTTCAGTTTCATTCAGTTCCAAGTTGATAAATTCTGTGAATGACAGAGAGAATGGGTCTTTGGAAGGGAACAATTCCCACGCAACATGTGACAAATCCGCAGTCTCAGTTGCTCCTCGTTGAATTTCGGTTAGAGAGTTGGTTGGGATGATTACTTGCTCTCTCTCCATTACTGACACTGACCAGCCTTGAATGGAATTTTCCCATATTTTGGCAAATCTCGCTTTTTGTATTTGATTATTATCGATTATGAACGCACTAGACATTTCTTTCCGTCTCCTCAATTATTCTTTGGATCATGTCACTTCCAAATTCGCCAATGAATTTGTCAAATTGTTTTATCTTAGTTGTCATAAATGATATTTCTACATAATATTCGTTCTCTGCGCTCGTTATTAATGGTTCTATAATCACTTGACACCCTCCTGGTTTTAATGGAAAACTAGTGACAAATTTGAGGGAAGCAACCTTCAACTCAGTAGTAAAATTTTTTGATATGTTTTTGATGTATTCTGTATCTACCATTGAAGTTAAGCTACTTAGGGGCGTAGTCTTCGCTTTTCTTCTTGTAGTGCATTTGAAACTAGCGTCCGAAATGATTTCGGGATATATGTTAAGGGCAATCAGTATTTTTTTCACTTCTTCATACTTTGGTTCCAGATTGACTGTATTTAGTATCTGGAAGACTATAATTGGAAGATTTGGGGGTTGAACTGGAGGTAGAAGAACCGTTACATCTCCCTTTGAAAAGCTTTGAATGAAAATCGGTGGTGCTTGAGTGCCTTGTGGGTTTGCCATCTGACTTTGCATCACTAAGTAACCATTTCCCTTTAGGGCTTTGCTGAACTGGTCAGCCGTAAACGTCAGAAATTGTGTTCGAAAGATCAACTGAACTTGCGATCCAATTGCCAAGGATGACATTTCAACGTCTTCTGTTGGTTTACAGTCACTATCTTCTATTGATTGACAATCATATATATTTACTGCCAATAAGTTTACAATATCCCCCCTCCGTAATTCATCCGACGAAATTTTACAGGGTAAGCGAACCGATGAGGACTTGACAGCGCCTTAAATTGCTCGGGCATGTTCCATCCGACGAAAAAAAACACGTTTCAAATCCGACGCAGAGGACACAGTACCTTCTTGAGCAAAGTTTATATTTTCGTTGAAAATTGCATACTCTAGCACTTATCACAAAGGAGATGGAAGAAATGGCTTATTTAACTACCCAAGGCGGACAACCGATACTAATTCTTAAAGAAGGAACTGGCAGGCGACGCGGCCGAGAGGCTCAGAGAAACAACATCATGGCAGCACGAACAATAGGAGAAGTACTTCGCACTACTCTAGGTCCTCGTGGAATGGACAAAATGCTAATTGACTCCCTAGGTGACATAACAATAACAAACGACGGTGCAGCCATACTCGACGACGTAGATGTTGAACACCCCGCGGCAAAGATGATGGTGGAAGTGGCTAAAACCCAAGATGACATGGTTGGCGACGGAACGACAACAGCCGTAGTGTTGGCAGGCGAGCTTCTCAAACACGCAGAAGAACTCTTAGACCAAAACATCCACCCATTAATAATCGTAAGCGGCTACCGCAAAGCGGCACAAAAAGCGGTTGAAATCCTCAACAAAATAGGCATCATTGTAGACATAGAAGACCGTGCAACGCTTCGAAAGGTTGCATTAACTAGCATGGGAAGCAAAGCAGTAGGTTCTGCAAGAGAAACATTCGCAGATATTGCCATTGATGCTGTGAGGCAAATTGCCGAAAAACGCGGCGACAGGTGGATAGCTGACATCGACAATATTCAAATCACCAAAAAAGAGGGAAAAAGCCTCTTCGACAGCCAACTTGTTAAAGGCATCATAATCGACAAAGAAGTCGTCCACGCAGGAATGCCGAAAATAACTAAAAGCGCGAAAATTGCTTTGCTTGATTGCCCCCTTGAAGTCGAAAAAACAGAATTCAATGCTGAAATACGCATCAAAGACCCAGCCCAAATACAAGCTTTCCTAGACCAAGAAACACATATGCTCCAAGACATGGTAAAGAAAATCACAGCTTCAGGCGCCAACGTACTCTTCTGCCAAAAAGGAATGGACGACATGGCACAGCACTTCCTAGCCAAAAAAGGCGTACTTTCCGCGAGAAGAGTAAAGCAGTCGGACATGGAAAAACTCGCCAGGGCAACCAGTGGAAAAATCATCACAAACCTAGAAGACCTCAAGAAGAAAGATTTAGGAACAGCAGGTCTCGTCGAGGAACGGAAAGTCGGCGACGACAAAATGATATTCGTAGAAAAATGCAAGACGCCTCACTCAGTAGCCATCCTGATCCGCGCAGGCCTAGAACGCATGGTGGACGAAGCTGAACGCGCAATGCACGACGCCCTTTCAGTAGTCTCAGACGTCATCGAAAACAACAAAATAGTCCCAGGCGGCGGAGCCATCGAAGAAGAACTCGCAAAGGAAATCCGCGAATACGCTACAAAAATTGGTGGAAGAGAACAACTAGCCATAGAAGCCTTCGCGGAATCACTTGAAATCGTGCCAAAAACCTTGGCGGAAAACGCGGGCTTGGACAAAATTGACATTCTCGTAGGCTTAAGAGCTGCTCACGAAAAGCAAAAAGGCCACCTAATGGGAGTGAACGTTTTCACGGGCAAAATTGTCAACATGGAACGCAACGGCGTAATAGAACCCATGGCCGTGAAGGAACAAGCGATAAAGTCTGCTACAGAATCTGCATCCATGATAATGCGCATAGACGATGTAATAGCCGCAACGAAGCCAAAAGAACCAGGGAAAGGCCCAGGTGGAATGCCTGAAGACTAAGAATAGGCAACTTTCCTTTTTTTCCTTTTTTTCTATACCCTAAAATTTAAGCACGAAACTGCACTTTCTAATTCTCATTGCTCCGGTAGTATAGTCCGGTTAAGTATAGTGGCCTCTCGTCTTTTCCAAGAGGGAAAGCCACCGACCCGGGTTCAAATCCCGGCCGGAGCACCACGTTCTTGGCTATTACCCGCCATCTTTGTTTATGCACCGACATTCCAAGTTTGTGTCGCGTAAAACTTATAAATCACGTGCGCGCGCATTGGAGGAAATAACCGAGAGAATCAAAGGGAGATGACATGTGTGACAACACCTGTTGTTGAAACTGTGAACCTTAGAAAAACCTACATGCTTGGAAAAGTTCGGGTAGATGCCTTGCAAGGAGTAAATTTGAGAGTTGAAAAGGGTGATTTCCTCGCAATCTCGGGGCCTTCTGGTAGTGGTAAATCTACACTTCTGAATATGATTGGCGCATTGGACAAGCCAACAGAGGGGACGGTGTTCATAGAAGGTGTTGACATTTCCACATTAGATGACAACGGACTGGCCGACTTGAGGCGGAGAGTAGGTTTTGTATTTCAATTTTTCAATCTTATTCCACGGCTTACTGCAAGAGGAAATGTTGAATTGCCAATGGCTATACCTGGCTTAGGTAAAAAGGAGAGAAGAAAACTCGCTGAAGAGCTTCTTGAAACCGTGGGCCTGAAGGAAAGAGTGGATCATAAACCAGCTGAACTTAGCGGCGGTGAACGTCAACGTGTGGCGATTGCCAGAGCTTTGGCAAACAATCCGAAATTTCTGCTAATGGATGAGCCTACAGGAAACATTGACTCTAAAACTGCAAATGAAATAATAGAGCTAGTTAAAAGGCTGAATGAGGAGAAGGGGGTAACAATAATAATGATTACACATGACCAGAATTTAGCATCTCAGGCGAAGAAAAGAGTGCAGATGCTTGACGGCCTAGTAATCCCCGAAGAGGTGAACTAACTTGAAAGTAAACGACATTTTCTCTTATGCCTTCGGTGCAATACGATTGAGGAAACTTCGTGCAGGCCTAACAACATTAGGAGTAGTTATCGGCATTGCAGCCATCGTTGCTTTGCTTTCAATTAGCCAAGGTCTCCAAGATACTATAACTGGACAGCTCCAAACAGGATTCGCGACCGACACGCTAATTGTTTCTCCTGGGGGAGGCTTCATTATGGGTCCTAGTACAGGAGCTGATTTCAATTTGCTAGTTAATTATACGCAAATAATCGATGAAATAGAAAATGTTGAGATGTCAGTGGCGGTAATTCGAAAGGCATGCTACATTAAATCCGATGAAACGGAGTTTATGCTCACTATAGTAGGTGTGGATTTCGCCAAATATGCAGACATTTACAGTAGCACCTTTGTAGCTGAAAATGGGGAAATTCCTCTAAACCCGGAAAACGAGATTGCTGTAGTTGGAAAACGGATTAGTGATCCTTGGCGGAATGAAACATTACTCTACAATGTAGATGACACCATCGAGATCATCTGGACTAATACAACCACGTGGCCCCTAACAAATGAAACTTATACTGGACAAGTTTCGGCTGTTCTTAAGGAAATTGGAGGCTTCGGCATCGGACCTTCGGATAATAGTGTTTACATTCCAATTTCGCAGGCTCAAAGTTTCTTTGGAACTGATGAATGTGATACGATAATTGTGCAGTTAGAAAATGATGATGAAGCAACGATTGAGAGTGTTTCTGAGACTATAGAAGAGGCTTTCAGCGGTCAAGTCTCGGTGATTTCTTCAACTGCTGTGCTTAGTACCATTTCAAGTGTTTTCTCCACCATGGAACTTTTCTTAGGTGGAATAGCTGGTATCTCGCTTCTAGTGGCGGGGATAGGTATAATGAATATTATGATTGTTTCTTTGATGGAGCGTACAAGAGAGATAGGGATACTGAAAGCGTTGGGTATGAGAAGTCGAACGGTGCTTTTGATTTTCTTAAGTGAAGCTGTAATAGTTGGGTTGATGGGTGCAGTAATTGGCGTAGCTTCAGGCTGGGTTTTGGCAAACGTAGTCGCAGCAGTCCTTAGTGGAGGAGGACCCCCCGGTACAGGGCAAGGAACTCATGCTGCAACCGGAGGCGGAATAGCCATAACTCCTGTTTTAACTCCAGCAGTGTTCCTAGGCGCTCTAGCTTTTGGCGTAATACTCAGCGTAATCTTTGCACTTTACCCTGCTTGGCGAGCTTCGAAACTTAAACCAGTAGAAGCATTAAGGTACGAATAACATCTAATTTCAAGCTTCGAAGTAGAAATAAATGCACAAATTTCAATGGAAAGCCACTTGCCGGGTTCAAATCCTAGTTGGAGCACCAAATATGCCACACCCACCGACCTTTGCTGCCGCCACCTCCTACACTCTAGCATCCTCTCTTTTTATCCTGCACGATCATCTGGGTTTAGGCGCATGCTACTCATTCTTTCAACTTTAACTTTCACAGTTGCACGTCATGTCGTATGTTATTGTAATTAAAAACCTAAGACAAAGTTTCAAGTAGTTTTAATTTTCTCCTTCGCGAGCACTCGCCTGAACGACTTATTGCATTTCGGACATTTGTAATGACCTATTTTAAGCTGCAGTCTTTCCCCAGTTTTGCTCGGTCTCCCAGCCATTTTCCAAGTCTTTACCGGACTAGTTTCAATTCCACATAGAGGACATTGAGCTCTCTCTGAATTGTTCAACAAATTCAAAAGCTCTCGTCTAAGATCTTCTCCAGTTTTGTTGATTTCATGGATAGCTTTCGCAAGTTGCATGTTTTTGAGAACATCACGGATCCACTTAGCAAAGTCTCCTCTTTTTTGATGAAACTCAAGCGAAGCAATTGGAGCTGTGTTTGCTA contains these protein-coding regions:
- a CDS encoding DDE-type integrase/transposase/recombinase gives rise to the protein MALTTAQLKARKERGKAIAVMSDQVKVFEYSSYKVKSQSGNGKYEVLKTSIGWMCSCPDHIYRHVKCKHIYAVEFSLALKKRIEPTRITPINNVSSCVFCGSDNIVKDGIRHNKHTDIQKFYCRNCQQYFSFNVGFEKMKHSPQAITTALQLYFSGESLRNTQKSLRLLGVEVAHSTVYKWIKKYIGLMEKYIEKLRPNVSDTWRADELWVKFKGDMKYVFAIMDDETRYWIAQEVAETKYKHDARKLFQMAKKVTGKKPETLITDGLQSYHQAFKREFWTLRNPRTKHVRHIKIQGDMNNNKMERLNGEIRDREKVMRGLKRKDTPILTGIQIFHNYIREHEGLKGKTPAEACGITVEGKNKWITLIQNASKHASVKNSFYSSKGLRRYI
- the thsB gene encoding thermosome subunit beta, whose translation is MAYLTTQGGQPILILKEGTGRRRGREAQRNNIMAARTIGEVLRTTLGPRGMDKMLIDSLGDITITNDGAAILDDVDVEHPAAKMMVEVAKTQDDMVGDGTTTAVVLAGELLKHAEELLDQNIHPLIIVSGYRKAAQKAVEILNKIGIIVDIEDRATLRKVALTSMGSKAVGSARETFADIAIDAVRQIAEKRGDRWIADIDNIQITKKEGKSLFDSQLVKGIIIDKEVVHAGMPKITKSAKIALLDCPLEVEKTEFNAEIRIKDPAQIQAFLDQETHMLQDMVKKITASGANVLFCQKGMDDMAQHFLAKKGVLSARRVKQSDMEKLARATSGKIITNLEDLKKKDLGTAGLVEERKVGDDKMIFVEKCKTPHSVAILIRAGLERMVDEAERAMHDALSVVSDVIENNKIVPGGGAIEEELAKEIREYATKIGGREQLAIEAFAESLEIVPKTLAENAGLDKIDILVGLRAAHEKQKGHLMGVNVFTGKIVNMERNGVIEPMAVKEQAIKSATESASMIMRIDDVIAATKPKEPGKGPGGMPED
- a CDS encoding ABC transporter ATP-binding protein, coding for MLGKVRVDALQGVNLRVEKGDFLAISGPSGSGKSTLLNMIGALDKPTEGTVFIEGVDISTLDDNGLADLRRRVGFVFQFFNLIPRLTARGNVELPMAIPGLGKKERRKLAEELLETVGLKERVDHKPAELSGGERQRVAIARALANNPKFLLMDEPTGNIDSKTANEIIELVKRLNEEKGVTIIMITHDQNLASQAKKRVQMLDGLVIPEEVN
- a CDS encoding ABC transporter permease; this translates as MKVNDIFSYAFGAIRLRKLRAGLTTLGVVIGIAAIVALLSISQGLQDTITGQLQTGFATDTLIVSPGGGFIMGPSTGADFNLLVNYTQIIDEIENVEMSVAVIRKACYIKSDETEFMLTIVGVDFAKYADIYSSTFVAENGEIPLNPENEIAVVGKRISDPWRNETLLYNVDDTIEIIWTNTTTWPLTNETYTGQVSAVLKEIGGFGIGPSDNSVYIPISQAQSFFGTDECDTIIVQLENDDEATIESVSETIEEAFSGQVSVISSTAVLSTISSVFSTMELFLGGIAGISLLVAGIGIMNIMIVSLMERTREIGILKALGMRSRTVLLIFLSEAVIVGLMGAVIGVASGWVLANVVAAVLSGGGPPGTGQGTHAATGGGIAITPVLTPAVFLGALAFGVILSVIFALYPAWRASKLKPVEALRYE